In one Neobacillus sp. WH10 genomic region, the following are encoded:
- a CDS encoding ATP-binding protein — protein sequence MKITTKINLITTAWILCVLIAVNTVVFFSFLNITVNMEDNTLFQKAGQLIKKLNQDDTPAAIKEKLTPYLTPHSFIRIIQPDGKIVNQVTNDTHLAAKIKPQFASEKGTERRAVRLKNQEEQIAIVRVPIQADGQITGTLEFGEKLTGLELGKDLLLSILIFCTILGAVLSLLGGRWLSNLIMRPISNMINTMEDIEQSGIPKKIVIQHETKDELQKLAVTFNRMIERLEANLEKQKQFISDASHELKTPLTVIKSYADLLLRRGTRNEEVAHDAIESIHSEATRIQRMTEKFLDLADTESGNLLETKSINLVALCENIRKQLKSAYKREIDLHCQKASITAIAEELKLKQAIIILIDNAIKYSSEKIDVYLEEKEEFMVIMVKDYGIGIPESEIVNIFERFYRVDKARSRETGGTGLGLSIAKNIMKQHHGEIKVKSTEGVGTEVELYLPKGNLPFK from the coding sequence ATGAAGATTACGACCAAAATTAATCTGATCACAACCGCATGGATACTTTGTGTGTTAATTGCTGTAAACACAGTAGTCTTTTTTTCGTTTTTGAATATTACGGTCAATATGGAGGATAATACCCTTTTTCAAAAGGCAGGCCAATTGATAAAGAAGTTAAATCAGGATGATACTCCTGCAGCTATTAAAGAAAAATTAACCCCATATCTGACGCCTCATTCTTTTATTAGGATCATTCAACCTGACGGAAAAATTGTTAACCAAGTAACAAATGATACGCACTTGGCCGCAAAAATAAAGCCGCAATTTGCTAGTGAAAAAGGGACGGAGAGGCGTGCAGTTAGGTTAAAAAATCAAGAAGAACAAATTGCGATTGTCAGGGTACCAATCCAAGCAGACGGGCAGATTACAGGCACACTTGAGTTCGGAGAGAAATTAACCGGATTGGAATTGGGAAAGGACTTATTACTTTCTATTCTTATTTTTTGTACGATTTTAGGAGCGGTATTATCCCTGCTGGGGGGCAGGTGGCTGTCCAATCTGATTATGAGACCAATTTCAAATATGATTAATACGATGGAGGACATAGAGCAAAGTGGGATCCCTAAAAAAATTGTCATCCAACATGAAACAAAGGATGAACTGCAAAAATTAGCGGTAACGTTTAATCGAATGATTGAAAGACTGGAGGCAAACCTGGAAAAACAGAAGCAATTTATTTCAGACGCTTCGCATGAATTAAAGACCCCGCTAACGGTGATTAAAAGCTATGCAGATCTTTTGTTAAGACGTGGGACACGGAATGAAGAGGTTGCCCATGATGCCATTGAATCCATTCATTCAGAAGCTACGAGAATACAAAGAATGACAGAAAAATTTCTCGATTTAGCCGATACAGAATCAGGTAATCTGTTAGAAACGAAATCAATCAATTTAGTAGCCCTGTGCGAGAATATACGTAAACAGCTGAAAAGTGCTTATAAGAGGGAAATTGACCTCCATTGTCAGAAAGCTTCTATTACCGCCATTGCTGAAGAATTAAAGCTAAAGCAGGCAATCATCATTTTAATTGATAATGCCATTAAATACAGTTCGGAGAAAATCGATGTGTATTTAGAGGAAAAGGAAGAATTTATGGTCATTATGGTGAAAGATTACGGGATTGGCATACCTGAGTCTGAAATAGTTAATATTTTTGAACGTTTTTACCGTGTGGACAAGGCTAGAAGCCGGGAGACGGGAGGAACAGGTCTGGGTCTGTCAATAGCCAAAAATATTATGAAACAGCATCATGGAGAAATTAAAGTAAAAAGTACCGAAGGAGTAGGAACGGAAGTTGAATTGTACTTACCTAAAGGGAACCTGCCTTTCAAAT
- a CDS encoding response regulator transcription factor produces the protein MINKRILVVEDEKQIAKILKIELEFEGYDVVVAYDGKSGLQAALNDKLDLVLLDVMLPEMNGIEVLRKIRVENNLLPVILLTARNMTMDKVSGLDLGANDYITKPFEMEEVLARIRSCLRQNSIVIKAQQPEETLLSIRDLTVNLDTREVIRGRVSITLTPKEFDLLAYLLTNKNKIVTRENIIFHVWGYEYEGETNVIDVFIRHLRKKIEEGFSDPTIIQTIRGIGYTIREK, from the coding sequence ATTATTAATAAGCGAATTTTAGTTGTTGAGGATGAAAAACAAATCGCAAAAATTTTAAAGATTGAACTTGAATTTGAAGGCTATGATGTGGTTGTTGCCTATGACGGTAAGTCAGGATTGCAAGCCGCATTGAACGATAAATTGGATTTAGTCCTATTGGATGTCATGCTGCCAGAAATGAACGGGATTGAAGTGTTGAGAAAAATACGAGTAGAGAATAACCTGCTGCCTGTCATCCTACTAACGGCCCGGAACATGACTATGGATAAGGTATCTGGACTTGATCTAGGAGCAAATGATTATATTACTAAGCCATTTGAAATGGAGGAAGTATTGGCAAGAATTCGGTCATGTCTGCGTCAGAATTCCATTGTTATTAAGGCGCAGCAGCCTGAAGAAACTCTGTTATCCATAAGGGATTTAACCGTAAACCTTGATACAAGAGAGGTGATCAGGGGTAGGGTTTCGATTACCTTAACGCCCAAGGAATTTGATTTGTTAGCCTATTTGCTTACAAATAAAAATAAAATTGTCACACGTGAAAATATTATTTTTCATGTGTGGGGCTATGAATACGAAGGGGAAACAAATGTAATTGATGTGTTTATCAGACATTTACGAAAGAAAATCGAAGAAGGCTTTTCAGACCCTACCATTATTCAGACGATCAGGGGGATTGGATATACAATAAGGGAGAAGTAG
- a CDS encoding putative ABC transporter permease, producing MILSFVIQDPEFLTIDGAAAIVFYFTVYSFIGWLLENSYSFFTNREFFKENFLFGPFKPMYGFAPVLLVYLISPDTNWAIAIFLCLFIPTLVEYVSGAMLQKWFHKQWWDYSDTPLQLHGHICLPFSICWVFLSLICLKWVHPAIAFMYGVIEPFWIWVWVTAGLYFLADLLLTIRKHTLQNLANGA from the coding sequence ATGATTTTAAGCTTTGTGATTCAAGATCCGGAATTTCTTACTATTGATGGAGCTGCGGCTATTGTGTTTTATTTCACGGTGTATTCGTTCATTGGCTGGTTGCTTGAAAATAGCTATAGCTTTTTTACAAACCGGGAATTTTTTAAAGAGAATTTTTTATTTGGCCCCTTTAAACCGATGTACGGCTTTGCCCCGGTACTCTTGGTTTATTTGATTTCACCTGATACAAACTGGGCTATCGCTATCTTTTTATGCCTTTTCATTCCGACCCTTGTCGAATATGTAAGCGGGGCAATGCTACAGAAATGGTTCCATAAGCAATGGTGGGATTATTCAGATACACCGTTGCAGCTTCATGGTCATATCTGTTTACCCTTCTCCATCTGCTGGGTGTTCTTATCACTTATTTGTTTAAAATGGGTTCATCCTGCAATTGCTTTTATGTATGGAGTCATTGAACCATTTTGGATATGGGTCTGGGTTACGGCAGGACTATACTTCCTTGCTGATCTCCTATTAACAATTCGAAAACACACCTTACAAAATTTAGCAAATGGTGCCTGA
- a CDS encoding TetR/AcrR family transcriptional regulator translates to MSERHADRRIIRTKRMIRDALTLLMEEKGFEAITVRDLTERADINRGTFYLHYEDKYDLLEQCEEEIINGINKLTLKINPEDALSFDGQKEPFPFIVYLFEYLHENSSFMKAVLGPNGDASFQEKLKELIKRTFYQNILSKINQEDMLVPVDFLIAYVCSAHLGVIQHWLESGMEKSPREMALILARITLLGPRQVSGLYSKAK, encoded by the coding sequence ATGTCAGAGCGGCATGCAGATAGAAGAATTATTCGAACAAAGCGGATGATCCGCGACGCTCTTACTTTGCTAATGGAGGAAAAAGGATTTGAAGCGATTACCGTCCGTGATCTAACCGAAAGAGCGGATATTAATCGCGGAACCTTTTATTTACATTATGAGGATAAATACGATTTATTAGAGCAATGCGAAGAAGAAATTATCAACGGGATCAATAAGTTAACTCTTAAGATCAATCCAGAAGATGCCTTAAGCTTTGATGGTCAAAAGGAGCCATTTCCGTTTATTGTTTACTTATTTGAATACTTACACGAGAATTCTAGTTTTATGAAGGCTGTCTTGGGTCCAAATGGAGACGCATCCTTTCAGGAAAAATTGAAGGAATTAATTAAAAGGACCTTTTATCAAAATATCCTCTCCAAAATAAATCAAGAAGACATGCTTGTGCCAGTTGATTTTCTCATTGCCTATGTCTGCTCGGCCCACCTCGGTGTGATCCAGCATTGGTTAGAAAGTGGTATGGAAAAATCACCGCGAGAAATGGCATTGATTTTAGCTCGAATTACCCTTTTAGGGCCTAGACAGGTTTCAGGGCTATATAGTAAAGCTAAGTGA
- a CDS encoding DHA2 family efflux MFS transporter permease subunit, with the protein METTNIKNERPPYGILAILMIGAFISMLNETLLNVALPSIMKDLDVGASTVQWLSTGYMLVNGIMIPATAFLIQKYSVRRLFLTAISLFTVGTFLAGFSTAFPVLLVARLIQASGSAIMMPLLMNVMLNSFPPEKRGGAMGLFGLIFIFAPAVGPTLSGWMLEHYDWRMLFHFVSPIAVIVLLIGFFLLKDKKAKVEISLDFLSLVLSSIGFGGLLYGFSSAGDKGWDSPQVYGTIIVGAISLILFIFRQFKLEKPMLEFRIYKYPMFALSSAISVVISMAMFSAMLLLPIYVQTIRGITPMKSGLMMLPGALLMGIMSPITGKLFDKIGGRILAIIGLSITILTSYFFSKLTLDTSYTHLILLYSARMFGMSMVMMPVMTNGLNQLPARYYPHGTAMNSTLQQVSGAIGSALLVTIMTNRTQTHAEDLAASAMKHLTENPTPDVVAEIKQQIAMKAMLEGINDSFVVSVGIASIALILAFFIKRSKQADDPNEVKPVDQKTVNKLVEN; encoded by the coding sequence ATGGAAACAACCAATATAAAAAATGAACGTCCACCATATGGGATTCTTGCCATCCTTATGATTGGTGCTTTTATTTCCATGTTAAATGAAACACTATTGAATGTTGCATTACCATCGATCATGAAGGATTTAGATGTGGGTGCATCCACTGTTCAATGGCTGTCAACAGGTTATATGCTTGTGAATGGGATTATGATACCAGCAACAGCCTTTTTGATTCAAAAATATTCCGTTAGAAGGTTATTTCTAACCGCGATTAGTTTATTTACAGTAGGAACATTTCTAGCAGGATTCTCTACTGCCTTTCCTGTATTGTTAGTTGCTCGGCTAATCCAAGCTTCTGGATCAGCGATAATGATGCCACTGCTAATGAACGTGATGTTAAATAGCTTTCCACCTGAAAAAAGAGGGGGAGCGATGGGGCTTTTCGGGCTCATTTTCATTTTTGCTCCTGCAGTTGGCCCAACATTATCCGGTTGGATGCTTGAACATTATGACTGGAGAATGTTATTTCACTTTGTTTCTCCGATTGCAGTGATTGTCCTTTTAATCGGGTTTTTCTTACTTAAGGATAAAAAAGCTAAAGTCGAGATTAGTCTTGACTTCCTGTCGCTAGTGTTATCAAGTATTGGCTTTGGAGGATTGTTGTACGGATTTAGCTCAGCGGGTGATAAAGGCTGGGATAGTCCACAAGTATATGGAACGATTATTGTCGGAGCGATTTCATTAATTCTGTTTATATTCCGTCAATTTAAACTTGAAAAACCAATGCTTGAATTCAGAATCTATAAATACCCAATGTTTGCATTATCATCAGCAATCTCTGTTGTTATCTCTATGGCGATGTTTTCAGCAATGCTGCTATTACCGATCTATGTCCAAACAATTCGCGGGATTACTCCAATGAAATCTGGCTTGATGATGCTTCCAGGTGCACTACTGATGGGAATTATGTCCCCTATCACCGGGAAATTATTTGATAAGATTGGCGGCCGCATTTTGGCTATTATCGGCTTATCGATTACGATTCTAACAAGTTATTTTTTCAGTAAATTAACGCTTGATACATCTTATACACACTTAATTCTTTTATATTCAGCACGGATGTTTGGGATGTCCATGGTGATGATGCCTGTTATGACAAATGGCTTAAACCAATTACCTGCGCGTTATTATCCACACGGTACAGCGATGAACAGTACATTGCAGCAGGTATCAGGCGCAATTGGTTCTGCGCTGCTCGTTACGATCATGACAAATCGGACGCAAACACATGCGGAAGATTTAGCCGCATCCGCTATGAAACACTTAACGGAGAATCCTACTCCAGATGTAGTAGCTGAAATAAAGCAACAGATTGCAATGAAAGCGATGTTGGAAGGAATTAATGATTCTTTCGTCGTATCGGTTGGAATTGCAAGTATTGCTCTTATCCTTGCTTTCTTTATCAAACGTTCAAAACAAGCTGATGACCCGAACGAAGTGAAACCAGTTGATCAAAAAACGGTAAATAAATTAGTAGAAAATTAA
- a CDS encoding ABC transporter ATP-binding protein, with protein MDSTIKVEQVNKRFGKNPVLNDVNLTIPKGQLFGLIGPSGAGKTTLVKMIVGMEKCDTGSIHVLGRKVPNLKLLQEIGYMAQSDALYVELTGEENLKFFASLYKLNKEEQKRRITYAADLVNLTADLKKRVAAYSGGMKRRLSLAIALIQDPKILILDEPTVGIDPELKLSIWAELLRLKNEEEKTIIVTTHVMDEAVKCDYVAMVRDGRILTSGTPNELKALFKTDDFDEVFLKAGVKQS; from the coding sequence ATGGATTCAACCATTAAAGTGGAACAGGTGAATAAAAGATTTGGCAAAAACCCCGTTTTGAATGATGTTAACTTAACCATCCCGAAAGGCCAATTATTCGGATTAATCGGTCCTTCAGGAGCAGGGAAAACAACGCTAGTAAAAATGATCGTTGGCATGGAAAAGTGCGACACAGGTTCGATTCATGTTTTGGGCAGGAAAGTGCCGAATCTGAAGTTATTACAGGAAATTGGTTACATGGCGCAATCCGATGCCTTGTATGTTGAGTTAACAGGTGAAGAGAATCTGAAGTTTTTTGCATCGCTTTATAAGTTGAATAAAGAAGAACAGAAAAGGCGTATCACTTATGCGGCCGATCTGGTTAATCTGACAGCTGATTTAAAGAAACGGGTAGCTGCCTATTCTGGCGGGATGAAACGACGTTTATCCCTGGCGATTGCGCTCATTCAAGATCCGAAAATTTTGATTTTAGATGAGCCAACTGTAGGAATTGACCCGGAATTGAAATTGTCCATTTGGGCTGAATTATTACGTTTGAAAAATGAAGAAGAAAAAACGATTATCGTGACCACCCATGTGATGGATGAGGCGGTTAAATGTGATTATGTTGCAATGGTTCGCGATGGCCGTATTTTAACGAGCGGCACTCCAAATGAGTTAAAAGCTTTATTCAAAACAGACGATTTCGATGAGGTATTCCTGAAAGCAGGGGTGAAACAGTCATGA
- a CDS encoding ABC transporter permease has product MRIMALIKRICQQLLRDKRTLALMFMAPLLILTLMYFLFNGNTVKPKLGVVGVDSSLIKALKDADIKVKEYEKVTKSTVVDDNLNGLLQQENGKMELTLQNDDPSSAKGLQAKVNQTVSALSMSKLIQQNPALAGMMPKKIETNYIYGNKETVFFDVLSPIFVGFFVFFFVFIISGIGLLRERTTGTLERLLSTPIQRGEIVTAYLVGYGMFAVIQTVIVVFYSINVLDIVLVGSIWNVLLINLLLALVALSLGILLSTFAASEFQMMQFIPIAVVPQIFFAGIFPLEGMADWLQAIAKAFPMYYAGDALRGVMYKGYSFSEISWDLLALVIFAAIFIILNIFSLKKYRKL; this is encoded by the coding sequence ATGAGAATTATGGCATTAATCAAAAGAATCTGTCAGCAACTGCTTCGTGATAAACGAACATTAGCATTAATGTTTATGGCTCCGCTATTAATTTTAACCCTTATGTACTTTTTATTTAATGGGAATACCGTTAAACCAAAATTAGGTGTCGTGGGGGTTGATTCTAGTCTTATAAAAGCCTTAAAAGATGCCGACATTAAGGTAAAAGAATATGAGAAAGTTACAAAAAGCACGGTGGTTGATGATAACCTTAACGGACTGCTGCAGCAGGAAAATGGAAAAATGGAATTAACACTCCAAAATGACGACCCAAGTTCCGCAAAGGGCTTACAAGCGAAGGTAAACCAAACGGTTTCAGCTCTTTCTATGTCCAAACTCATCCAGCAAAATCCGGCATTAGCAGGGATGATGCCTAAAAAGATTGAAACAAACTATATTTATGGAAATAAAGAAACGGTGTTTTTCGATGTTTTAAGTCCAATATTCGTTGGTTTTTTTGTCTTCTTCTTTGTCTTTATCATTTCAGGTATTGGATTATTACGGGAACGAACAACGGGAACATTAGAACGGTTATTATCAACCCCGATCCAAAGAGGAGAAATTGTCACGGCTTATTTGGTCGGCTATGGGATGTTTGCGGTTATTCAAACGGTTATTGTCGTTTTTTATTCTATTAATGTATTAGATATCGTGCTCGTTGGATCGATATGGAATGTACTTCTGATTAATTTGCTCTTAGCATTGGTGGCATTATCGTTAGGAATATTGTTGTCAACGTTCGCCGCTTCCGAATTTCAAATGATGCAATTTATCCCGATCGCGGTCGTTCCACAAATATTTTTTGCAGGGATATTCCCTCTAGAGGGAATGGCAGATTGGCTCCAGGCGATTGCAAAGGCATTCCCTATGTATTATGCCGGCGATGCATTAAGGGGCGTTATGTATAAAGGATATAGTTTTAGTGAGATTAGCTGGGACCTTTTGGCCTTAGTAATCTTCGCTGCAATATTTATCATACTTAATATCTTTTCCTTGAAAAAGTATCGGAAATTATAA